One Loxodonta africana isolate mLoxAfr1 chromosome 8, mLoxAfr1.hap2, whole genome shotgun sequence DNA window includes the following coding sequences:
- the MALSU1 gene encoding mitochondrial assembly of ribosomal large subunit protein 1: protein MGPGACGAWRLGALLWRGVLSRGLRPTVGAGIRPPSGPPLRLAYLAPGPARSLHSGTWLEKRAEGVADEGRRESSTADHTGPKFDIETLVSLLRQENARDICVIRVPPDMRYTDYFVIGSGTSTRHLHAMAYYIVKMYKYLKCKSDPHVKIEGKDTDDWLCVDFGNMVIHLMLPETRETYELEKLWTLRSYDDQLAQMAPETLPEDFILGIEDNISSLTPVEFKCE from the exons ATGGGTCCGGGTGCCTGTGGCGCTTGGCGTCTTGGGGCGCTTTTGTGGCGTGGGGTCCTCTCCCGCGGATTGAGACCCACGGTGGGCGCGGGGATCCGACCTCCCTCGGGCCCGCCGCTCCGCCTGGCCTACCTGGCTCCCGGTCCCGCGCGCAGCCTGCACAGCGGGACCTGGTTGGAGAAGCGGGCAGAGGGTGTTGCCGACGAGGGGCGCCGGGAGTCGAGCACAGCAG ATCATACTGGTCCCAAGTTTGACATCGAGACGCTGGTTTCACTTCTGAGGCAAGAAAATGCAAGAGATATTTGTGTAATCAGGGTTCCTCCTGACATGAGATATACAGATTACTTTGTGATTGGAAGTGGAACGTCCACCCGACACTTACATGCTATGGCCTACTACATTGTGAAGATG TACAAATACCTGAAGTGTAAAAGTGACCCTCACGTTAAGATAGAAGGGAAGGACACTGATGACTGGCTGTGTGTGGACTTTG GCAACATGGTGATTCATTTGATGCTTCCAGAAACCAGAGAAACCTATGAATTAGAGAAATTATGGACCCTGCGTTCTTATGATGACCAGTTAGCTCAGATGGCACCTGAGACATTACCTGAAGACTTCATTCTTGGAATAGAAGACAACATATCATCCCTGACTCCAGTGGAGTTCAAGTGTGAATAA